The following proteins are encoded in a genomic region of Nocardioides sp. cx-173:
- a CDS encoding NAD-dependent deacylase yields MRIVVLTGAGISAESGVPTFRDADGLWEGHRVEEVATPEAYDHAPIRVHRFYDARRAALAGVRPNPAHHALARLEQALGDDLLVVTQNIDDLHERAGSTRVVHMHGELLSALCRGCGQRVPWDGDLEHLPPCPRCGVSELRPDVVWFGEVPYEMDRILDRLATTDLFVSIGTSGAVYPAAGFVREAAAYGARTLELNLQPSEGTDLFDEARHGPAGLLVPAWVEELLG; encoded by the coding sequence ATGAGGATCGTGGTCCTGACCGGCGCGGGCATCTCCGCCGAGAGCGGGGTGCCGACGTTCCGCGACGCCGACGGGCTGTGGGAGGGCCATCGGGTCGAGGAGGTCGCGACCCCCGAGGCCTACGACCACGCGCCGATCCGCGTGCACCGCTTCTACGACGCCCGCCGCGCGGCGCTCGCGGGCGTCCGGCCCAACCCGGCCCACCACGCGCTGGCCAGGCTGGAGCAGGCGCTCGGCGACGACCTGCTCGTCGTGACCCAGAACATCGACGACCTGCACGAGCGGGCCGGCTCGACGCGCGTGGTGCACATGCACGGTGAGCTGCTCTCGGCGCTGTGCCGCGGCTGCGGTCAGCGGGTGCCCTGGGACGGCGACCTGGAGCACCTGCCGCCCTGCCCACGATGCGGGGTGAGCGAGCTCCGTCCGGACGTGGTGTGGTTCGGCGAGGTGCCCTACGAGATGGACCGGATCCTCGACCGGCTCGCCACCACGGACCTGTTCGTGTCCATCGGGACCTCGGGGGCGGTCTACCCGGCCGCCGGCTTCGTCCGGGAGGCGGCGGCGTACGGCGCCCGCACCCTCGAGCTCAACCTGCAGCCCAGCGAGGGCACCGACCTGTTCGACGAGGCCCGGCACGGCCCCGCGGGGCTGCTCGTCCCGGCCTGGGTCGAGGAGCTCCTGGGCTGA
- a CDS encoding acyl-CoA dehydrogenase family protein yields MKREIYDEDHEAFRSSVREFLDRSVVPHVEQHAADKALPREFWLEAGKQGFLGLEIPEEYGGAAAGDYRFNAVLLEELSKVNAALSSCVGIHADIVTPYLVELTTEEQRRRWLPGVASGELLTAIGMTEPSGGSDLAALKTSAVRDGDGWVINGSKTFITNGYSADLVVVAARTSPEKKAKGITLFGVPTSAEGFSRGRKLDKVGQDESDTAELFFENLRVTDDDIVGELDQGFIHMMQNLPQERLGCAISNLAHAQQILVETLQYTKDRKAFGQGIGSFQHNKFLLAELFTQVDVTQAYVDQCVVAHTKGELSAVDAAKAKWWTSQVQNEILDHCVQLHGGYGFMNEYRVARAWRDARVSKIWAGSNEIMKELIGRDLGL; encoded by the coding sequence ATGAAGCGCGAGATCTACGACGAGGACCACGAGGCGTTCCGCTCGTCGGTCCGCGAGTTCCTGGACCGGTCGGTCGTCCCCCACGTCGAGCAGCACGCCGCCGACAAGGCGCTGCCGCGGGAGTTCTGGCTGGAGGCCGGCAAGCAGGGCTTCCTCGGGCTCGAGATCCCCGAGGAGTACGGCGGCGCGGCCGCAGGGGACTACCGGTTCAACGCCGTGCTCCTGGAGGAGCTGTCCAAGGTCAACGCCGCGCTGTCCTCCTGCGTGGGCATCCACGCCGACATCGTCACGCCGTACCTCGTCGAGCTCACCACCGAGGAGCAGCGCCGGCGCTGGCTGCCCGGTGTCGCCTCCGGCGAGCTGCTCACCGCCATCGGGATGACGGAGCCCTCGGGCGGCTCCGACCTCGCGGCGCTGAAGACCTCCGCCGTGCGCGACGGCGACGGTTGGGTCATCAACGGCTCCAAGACCTTCATCACCAACGGCTACTCCGCCGACCTGGTCGTGGTCGCCGCCCGTACCTCGCCCGAGAAGAAGGCCAAGGGGATCACGCTGTTCGGCGTCCCGACCTCCGCCGAGGGCTTCTCGCGCGGCCGCAAGCTCGACAAGGTCGGGCAGGACGAGTCCGACACCGCCGAGCTCTTCTTCGAGAACCTGCGCGTCACCGACGACGACATCGTCGGCGAGCTGGACCAGGGCTTCATCCACATGATGCAGAACCTCCCGCAGGAGCGTCTGGGCTGCGCGATCTCCAACCTCGCCCACGCGCAGCAGATCCTGGTCGAGACGCTGCAGTACACCAAGGACCGCAAGGCCTTCGGCCAGGGCATCGGGTCCTTCCAGCACAACAAGTTCCTGCTCGCCGAGCTGTTCACGCAGGTCGACGTTACGCAGGCCTACGTCGACCAGTGCGTCGTCGCGCACACCAAGGGCGAGCTGAGCGCGGTCGACGCGGCGAAGGCCAAGTGGTGGACCTCGCAGGTGCAGAACGAGATCCTCGACCACTGCGTGCAGCTGCACGGCGGCTACGGCTTCATGAACGAGTACCGCGTGGCGCGCGCCTGGCGCGACGCCCGGGTCTCGAAGATCTGGGCCGGATCCAACGAGATCATGAAGGAGCTCATCGGCCGCGACCTCGGCCTCTGA
- a CDS encoding VIT1/CCC1 transporter family protein: protein MSTAAGIGAGRHEDEPHQESSRSRLNWLRAGVLGANDGIVSTAGIVVGVAGATLDRGSIMVAGVAGLVAGAMSMAAGEYVSVSTQRDSELALLDKERRELSEDPQDELDELAGLYVDKGLSEELALEVARELTAHDALGAHAEAELGIDPDHITSAWSAAFASMVSFTIGALLPLLTILLVSRDLRVGVTVASVTIALALTGWASARFGYGPTARAVVRNVAGGLFAMGVTYLIGTLLGTQV, encoded by the coding sequence ATGAGCACCGCCGCAGGGATCGGGGCCGGGCGGCACGAGGACGAGCCGCACCAGGAGTCCTCGCGCAGTCGGCTCAACTGGCTGCGCGCCGGCGTCCTGGGAGCCAACGACGGCATCGTGTCGACGGCCGGGATCGTCGTGGGCGTCGCCGGCGCCACCCTCGACCGCGGCTCGATCATGGTCGCCGGCGTGGCGGGCCTGGTCGCGGGTGCGATGAGCATGGCGGCCGGCGAGTACGTCTCCGTGAGCACGCAGCGTGACTCCGAGCTCGCGCTGCTGGACAAGGAGCGGCGCGAGCTGAGCGAGGACCCGCAGGACGAGCTCGACGAGCTGGCCGGCCTGTACGTCGACAAGGGCCTGAGCGAGGAGCTGGCGCTCGAGGTCGCCCGTGAGCTCACCGCGCACGACGCCCTCGGCGCGCACGCCGAGGCCGAGCTGGGCATCGACCCCGACCACATCACCAGCGCCTGGAGTGCGGCGTTCGCCTCGATGGTGAGCTTCACCATCGGTGCGCTGCTGCCGCTGCTCACCATCCTGCTGGTGAGCCGGGACCTGCGCGTCGGGGTCACAGTCGCGTCCGTGACCATCGCGCTCGCGCTCACCGGCTGGGCGAGCGCTCGCTTCGGCTACGGCCCGACCGCCCGGGCGGTGGTGCGCAACGTCGCGGGCGGCCTGTTCGCCATGGGGGTCACCTACCTGATCGGGACGCTGCTCGGCACGCAGGTCTGA
- the thpR gene encoding RNA 2',3'-cyclic phosphodiesterase: MGQRMFVAVVPPLVVTEHLDAFLEPRREAAPFRWVPVDQLHVTLAFLESVPERRLDDLVERLGAAASRRTPFETRIAGGGAFPHAARSRVLYAGLALGEEERSSLERLAAGTRTAAATSGIEIDGRRFRPHVTVARIGRPTETSNWVRLLDAYEGPAFTVDRVSLVASHLGEGPRGRPRYEIVDTFPLG; this comes from the coding sequence ATGGGGCAGCGCATGTTCGTGGCCGTCGTGCCACCGCTCGTCGTGACCGAGCATCTCGACGCGTTCTTGGAGCCGCGTCGAGAGGCCGCGCCCTTCCGCTGGGTGCCGGTCGACCAGCTGCACGTCACGCTGGCCTTCCTCGAGTCGGTGCCGGAGCGCCGACTCGACGATCTCGTCGAGCGCCTGGGCGCGGCCGCCTCGCGCCGTACGCCGTTCGAGACCCGGATCGCCGGGGGCGGGGCGTTCCCCCACGCCGCCCGGTCGCGCGTGCTCTACGCGGGCCTGGCGCTGGGCGAGGAGGAGCGCAGCTCCCTCGAGCGCCTGGCCGCCGGCACCCGCACCGCCGCGGCCACCTCGGGCATCGAGATCGACGGGCGGCGCTTCCGCCCGCATGTCACCGTGGCCCGCATCGGCCGGCCGACGGAGACCAGCAACTGGGTCCGCCTCCTCGACGCCTACGAGGGCCCCGCCTTCACCGTCGACCGGGTCTCCCTGGTCGCCTCGCACCTCGGCGAGGGCCCCCGCGGTCGCCCGCGCTACGAGATCGTCGACACCTTCCCGCTCGGCTGA
- a CDS encoding inositol monophosphatase family protein, translating to METDDVLTLLKDVAAEIIDPRFRALASEEISHKGPGDLVTVADREAEVLITDALVAAYPDAVVLGEEAASADASVLQRYAGAEHAFTVDPVDGTKNFVSGSPDHAVMVAELRAGEVVRSWIWQPQHRVAYVAERGAGAWRDGERLVRPPLGDAARGVTSRRTWIGRALGTLQALELTWVCCGVDYPRLVEGAADYALYAGTKPWDHAPGSLLLTEAGGFVGTFGGAPYRPQEPEPRGLIAAADRATYDLVQGLIPSLPGL from the coding sequence GTGGAGACCGACGACGTCCTGACCCTGCTCAAGGACGTGGCGGCGGAGATCATCGACCCCCGCTTCCGCGCCCTGGCCTCCGAGGAGATCTCGCACAAGGGGCCCGGCGACCTGGTGACGGTCGCGGACCGCGAGGCCGAGGTGCTCATCACCGACGCCCTCGTCGCGGCCTACCCCGATGCGGTGGTCCTGGGCGAGGAGGCGGCCTCGGCGGACGCGTCGGTGCTGCAGCGCTACGCCGGCGCCGAGCACGCGTTCACCGTCGACCCCGTCGACGGCACCAAGAACTTCGTCTCGGGCTCCCCCGACCACGCCGTCATGGTCGCCGAGCTGAGGGCCGGCGAGGTCGTGCGCAGCTGGATCTGGCAGCCCCAGCACCGGGTGGCCTACGTCGCCGAGCGCGGCGCCGGCGCGTGGCGCGACGGCGAGCGGCTGGTCCGGCCGCCGCTCGGCGACGCCGCACGCGGGGTCACCTCGCGTCGGACCTGGATCGGGCGGGCCCTCGGCACCCTCCAGGCCCTGGAGCTGACCTGGGTGTGCTGTGGCGTGGACTACCCGCGCCTGGTCGAGGGCGCCGCCGACTACGCCCTCTACGCCGGGACCAAGCCCTGGGACCACGCCCCGGGCTCCCTGCTGCTGACCGAGGCCGGGGGCTTCGTCGGCACCTTCGGCGGGGCGCCGTACCGGCCGCAGGAGCCGGAGCCGCGCGGGCTGATCGCGGCGGCCGACCGGGCGACGTACGACCTGGTGCAGGGGCTGATCCCCTCGCTGCCGGGTCTCTGA
- the pntB gene encoding Re/Si-specific NAD(P)(+) transhydrogenase subunit beta — translation MSDFLTSDELPGLVQAAYIVAAVLFILALAGLSKHESAKRGNLAGMVGMGIALVATLVLAARQAELPDPFDHWRGLGSTLGVVLVAMLVGAVIGAWRARTVQMTGMPELVAILHSFVGLAAVLVGINSFLDPEAPTTGSLGAIHEVEVFLGVFIGAVTLTGSIVANLKLSAKMKSSPLVLPARHWLNLGVIVASVGLLVWFMNDHDHGIVPLLLMTVLALALGFHLVAAIGGGDMPVVVSMLNSYSGWAAAAAGFLLDNDLLIITGSLVGSSGAILSYIMCKAMNRSFISVIAGGFGSDGAVSGEARDYGEHREIQADEAAELLAGASSVVITPGYGMAVAQAQYPVAELTARLRARGVDVRFGIHPVAGRLPGHMNVLLAEARVPYDIVLEMDEINPDFPGTDVVLVIGANDTVNPAALDEPGSPIAGMPVLEVWNARDVIVFKRSMATGYAGVQNPLFFKDNSRMLFGDAKDRVEEIVRALPD, via the coding sequence ATGAGCGACTTCCTGACCTCGGACGAGCTGCCGGGGCTGGTGCAGGCGGCCTACATCGTCGCCGCTGTGCTCTTCATCCTCGCCCTGGCGGGGCTGTCCAAGCACGAGAGCGCCAAGCGCGGCAACCTCGCCGGCATGGTGGGCATGGGCATCGCCCTGGTCGCCACCCTCGTGCTGGCCGCCCGCCAGGCCGAGCTGCCCGACCCGTTCGACCACTGGCGCGGCCTCGGGTCCACCCTCGGCGTGGTCCTGGTCGCGATGCTCGTCGGCGCCGTGATCGGGGCCTGGCGCGCCCGCACCGTGCAGATGACCGGGATGCCCGAGCTGGTCGCGATCCTGCACAGCTTCGTCGGCCTCGCCGCCGTGCTCGTCGGCATCAACTCCTTCCTCGACCCCGAGGCGCCCACCACCGGGTCCCTCGGCGCGATCCACGAGGTCGAGGTCTTCCTCGGCGTCTTCATCGGGGCGGTGACGCTCACCGGCTCCATCGTGGCCAACCTCAAGCTGAGCGCGAAGATGAAGTCCAGCCCGCTGGTGCTGCCCGCGCGCCACTGGCTCAACCTCGGCGTCATCGTGGCCTCGGTCGGCCTGCTGGTGTGGTTCATGAACGACCACGACCACGGCATCGTCCCGCTGCTGCTCATGACGGTCCTCGCCCTGGCGCTCGGCTTCCACCTGGTGGCCGCCATCGGCGGCGGCGACATGCCGGTCGTCGTCTCGATGCTCAACAGCTACTCCGGCTGGGCCGCCGCGGCCGCAGGGTTCCTGCTCGACAACGACCTGCTGATCATCACCGGGTCCCTGGTGGGCTCCTCCGGTGCGATCCTGAGCTACATCATGTGCAAGGCGATGAACCGCTCGTTCATCTCCGTCATCGCCGGCGGCTTCGGCTCCGACGGCGCCGTGTCCGGCGAGGCCCGCGACTACGGCGAGCACCGCGAGATCCAGGCCGACGAGGCCGCCGAGCTGCTGGCCGGGGCCTCCTCGGTCGTGATCACGCCGGGCTACGGGATGGCCGTCGCCCAGGCGCAGTACCCGGTCGCGGAGCTCACCGCCCGGTTGCGCGCGCGCGGCGTCGACGTACGGTTCGGCATCCACCCGGTCGCCGGGCGCCTGCCCGGCCACATGAACGTGCTGCTCGCCGAGGCCCGCGTGCCCTACGACATCGTCCTGGAGATGGACGAGATCAACCCGGACTTCCCCGGCACCGACGTGGTCCTGGTCATCGGCGCCAACGACACGGTCAACCCGGCCGCGCTCGACGAGCCGGGCTCGCCGATCGCCGGCATGCCGGTCCTCGAGGTCTGGAACGCGCGCGACGTCATCGTCTTCAAGCGGTCGATGGCCACCGGCTACGCCGGCGTGCAGAACCCGCTCTTCTTCAAGGACAACTCGCGCATGCTCTTCGGCGACGCCAAGGACCGGGTCGAGGAGATCGTGCGCGCCCTGCCCGACTAG